One Vicia villosa cultivar HV-30 ecotype Madison, WI linkage group LG5, Vvil1.0, whole genome shotgun sequence genomic window, aaaaccttgtatcattccaaatcatttttcaaattgcttttacaccagtactgtaaagtactgggcctctaatagagtgtaagtcccaaaaatcttctcttcttagcttgttttcaaaactgtattttcaaaatcttctttctgttttcaaaacattcttctggtatttgaagggcattattcccggtgaaactcttcagatacctatgtgacctttgtccatcttcacttcttctgttttcaaaaacccttaactgtttatcatatatatattcaactgttatccaccaattactgttgaggctctgtacatacttctccaaaggcctccactccatccaggttaggctttacaagctttcaatttacagtctttatttaaattactgtcaaatataaattgtgcatatatattagttcagaactacgtttgagtataaaccctaagacagttaaactatatatatattataggaatatggcctaggattgagaatgtcttcccagtgaaggctctttcctaattagagatctgtagttcaaacccccaagatgaattattcccggtgaaacatcttggcaaaaaccttagaatccaaataataggacacatccacccaaagaggaattattcccggtgaaacctcttacccatttgcttagagccaaaataagttcaaaaccacatagctttctcttgtgctataacaaggaccctcgattagcctcctcttgggctttgtacaaggacccacaggcttcttaaaagcatttccagcttcctcttgagcttgtatacaaggacccatcaggtttcttataaacataggaacaggtctttagtcaccttttagcctaccctggtgagtttcttccaatttaaaccagactttaaacaagccaagtttgtctcaattttgcattgagcacaccttttggaatgagagacatggacagtctctgtcaccctgatcttcatcaatcctccttagcagagtctaggatctatgtttattttctcctcagcatgtgtcagccttcatcttgggctttaaacaagaagtctccattagataatctttctgccaatcatttcaataaaaatccctggaaagggttagcttccacacattctttcatttttttccctggaaagggttagcctccaaagtcaattaaaatcattccttcatttcaataaaacccctggaaagggtcagcctccaaagtTAATTGATAAAAATGTCAAAGaataaagattcattctcttaggagataatttccccaaaagagtcaaaacccctggaaagggtcagcctccaaaaaacatgataaagtcagtcttttaacaggcaaattcaccagctgagtcaaaatccctggaaagggttagcttccaaagaaaaacagtctttcaataaataaaatctcctcagtagagtcaaaaccaacaaaaatagttagcctcaaccttgggcttcatacaaggcaccaaacaataaaactcccctgtcaagagtcaacctcaaccttgggcattgtacaaggcagataatagagtctccccagtgagttcttcatcattcagtagccacaaccttgggctttgtacaaggcagataaaccatattttcatgtgtcaaagattcctaacacctaggatcttttccccatagagtcatccatactcagtttatttaagagtcagccacaaccttgggctttgtacagggcagaaaataatgtttttttcctagctagagtcagccacaaccttgggctttgtacaaggcacataaaatagagtctcaaaaattcaattatcctcaacagttagccacaaccttggactttgtacaaggcacataaatagagtctccctcagtagagtcagcctcaattctgggcttcgtacagaacacaaaaataccctgtaattaatccccaatggagtcatctcccagagtcaataataattaataaatcaatcaaaaagcctcaagcttgggcctcatacaagccagctaaagtcaaatcttttataagtagatagacatagcttatctctatagagagatatttttactactctaccacattcaaacaaacaaacatttcatttcaatttcaattttaatcaagtctcccatttaggattttgaaaggcatgagctggcagtaaaacccagacatgtggtaactttccctaatttggatgagcaactttctttcattgaagaggcatttgactggtatacttgcacatacacaagtaaggtccccctcttgaatgaaatgaattcagttattctgtcactctttaaaatgtttgtggtagaatagtactaatacctctctgtaaagatgatttcatgtctctttactgtaaacagagatttaattccaagcttcaaccttgagcttcaagcaaggcaccaaaaacaagtaatttccctagttagttccccgaactacattaagctctgacttccactagggatatgtaggcatgaggttcacaaggaatctcagcgagctaataaaataccaaaaaatagtcagtttgtttgtctgtctttcttttattcaattcaattccttctcctaacacaaaggagaaactttcccaatcattagcagtaaacacaatcacaatgacacagagaaggttcctgtagagtactacagatatgtagggtgtttaaacacttccctatgtataaccgaccccccggactccagaatttctagtctaggtgtaaatccccacacttagcaaactcttagggtttagttgagatctttttttccctttcctactcgtaggaccaataagaaagttcgtgtgatatcgtaggaagaactgaaacaaaattcatcccaccacgggcgcattctccttccaaatttcgcgtgaagggtctagcgtgccgtcctcccaagtgaaacggggaggtaaagaaaacgaccaccacacacacacacatatatattttatatatatatatatatatatatatatatatatatatatatatatatatatatatatatatatatatatatatatatatatatatagggcatatcatataaGAATGCCTTCTTTATATGAGAATGCCTTCTTTATATGAATATGTTATCAAAAATACCCACTTCCCTAtgtaatctccaccatttattttaaaatcgaatggttcagattcattctcacattctcatataaaaaatgcattctcatatgatatgccctatatatatatatatatatatatatatatatatatatatatatatatatatatatatatatatatatatttctcctatttacattgataacatatatttgtgaaatgacatcaataacaaataacttttttaatatttaattgtgcaaaaattattttaaatgtataAATTTCATTAatgatatatattaatataataatattttgaatcatataaattaaagttaatgataagtgacacacatttttattttttatccaaTAAAACACCTTTTCaagtttattttaattgaaataatttttttaaactaaaattattttttttaaaaaaatattatattttaaaataaaaattatttcaaattatatattaatattcaattactaaaattaatttttaaaaataaaatactattttaaatgtaaattaacaattatttaaaaagatcataataatttttttatttgaaatattttgattaataatttattagaaatagtaataataaagtaataaaaagtgaaaagtaaaaaaaataaaaggtgaaaaaataaaaagtgaaaagtgagttgaaAAGTGAAAATTGAGTTGGAAAGTGAAAACTGAGTTGGAaaaatcaacaatttttttttttatcctCAAATTATTGATTTAGACTAAGATAACCAAAGGATGTTTTTGTAATTTTGAGAATTACAACTTTTCTTTATTATGAAGTATTATAATATAAATAGATTCTACTATATTTTCTTTAGGTTTGAGAGATTAAATTTACCAATAATTTCAACCGACCATTATCTAAAAGATCCATCTATACGATATTCATATATCCCATAAAAATTTCACATATTATTGTATAaaaaactagtaaaggacccgtgcgcccgcacgggtcacgtaaagtcggttTAACGAtcaaaaaaacatataatattgttatggttaattaataaatttaaaaaaacttttcaTTGTATGTATATAAACAATAatcaaaaaaaaatgtatataaaaaaaattaattcaatatTAAATATTTCGAATTAATTGATATAGTTAGTATcagtattatgattttttttttgtaggaATTAATACTTTATATAATACcaccattttgttttttttttctcaacatttaaaaaataaacgaATAAATAAGTATGAACAATTGTTattacttatgaaagagaaaaaaataaataaacagacATAAATGTGTTATTTTTTCCACACAATTGGAAAATTTAGTCATATATTAATAACGTGGAACTAATTATTGCTCTTAAAAAGAGTTGATTGTATTTAGTTCTACATGCACAGAAAAAGTGGATTTCTCCAGTTTCCAAAACTCTTGCACGATTACCTACTACAGAGAAGTCTAATAGGTAGTAGGTTTTTGTATATATGGTGATAGAAGCACTCATACCTTTCACTTCCAAAATCTTTAACACTCCAAGTAAGAAAGGGCGAACAGTAAATCGGAAAGTTGGAAGAAAAAATGGCTAGTTTCTCACAAGTCGTCAAAGCATGCAGGTGGTTGATCTTCTTCTATTAATCCAATCTATTTATTTCGATTGTTTTTTTGTGGATTCTGAATCTATTAGATGTTTGTTTGTTATTTAGGTCACTGAAATTTCTTGTCGTTGAGGACCCTGTCGAAAGATTCGCGATGAAGCGAAGGATGAAGCATAGATCCAGGCAACTCCGAATGAGGTTGAGAGCGAAGAAACAGCGGATTACCAGACTATACACTGAATGGGCTTTGAATGCAATCAACAATGTTGCATGCGGCTGGGAAAGGGACAGTAAGGTTAAGAACATAGGAATGTTGTGGCAGAATGAGATGATTGGAATAAAATGGGCGGGGAAGCATCAGGAGATTAGGGCTGGTTTGCGTTTTGCTTTATTAGAAGACATTCAATTTGTGGCTGATGTTATGGGAAGTGTAGGACTGCAGATAAATCCGAGAATGGTTGAGATATCCAGCTCAGTGTATCTTGGTAGGATCGTGTTTGAAAGTGAAAGGTATGTCATTTTTATTCAAAGACTGTATTGAAAGAAGATGATATTAGGGTAGATGAGTTTGTTGTCATTCCACGCAATAACTCTATTTTTCTCTTCTGTATTACAGTGACTGGATTAAATGGGCAGATTTGGTGAAGAACCTTGAAACAATGGTTAGGAACATCTCTGTAGACACATAAACTATTGTAATATCTATATTGAATGATTTGTTTGTTGTACCGTATGCTACTGGTAATTTTGTGAAATTGTTATTGTTGTGTAATGCAGGTTTAGGTGTTGATGGCTAGACTGGATGAAGTGGTTTTGCAGTTTGGAATAGGAGcagtttgttttgaatgatgttgtTGGGTTCTTTTGTTTTAAATCTATCAAGTTTAATGTAATGTTTGGaactttttttatgttattttgatATTCTGTATCTGAACTTTAACAGTCAATGGTTTGATAACCTTTTATGTAATTCCAATATCATGGTTATATGATTTGGACAGATGCTTTAACATTTAAATGATTATTAGCATGGTTTACTTTAGTTTAATTGGTGTTGTTATTGTAATGTAGCTATGCTTTCAGATTTGTTTAAATTGTGTTTCATGTGTGGGTTAATAGGATCAAAGTGTTAATGATATATAGtatataaagtaaaaataaagataccATTACATGAAAGTAGATTCTGTATCAAAATTTGCAGTACAATATAATTGGTAATAATAAAATTGAAGATAAGAAAAGCATGTGAAAGCTTTGTAAATGTatggtatttttttaaaaacattaaatgTTTAAGATTATTTATACTTTTTTTAATAGAATATTAAGTGTTTAAAAATATGtatagtatttttaaaaaaattatttatttattcctaATACTTACCTAAGTGaaaaaaaacaacttcaaaatatttgatCAACAATTTTTGCTCtaacatatatataataatttaaaaaatgatatattcaagtatttataaaataatatgtgACTTAATCTCTGGCTCTgataaaatttattttgctaTTCAATTTGATGAAATTAACTAACAGTTTATTTAAAATATGtatagtatttttaaaaaaattatttatttattcataataCTTACCTAAGTGaaaaaaaacaacttcaaaatatttgatCAACAATTTTTGCTCtaacatatatataataatttaaaaaatgatatattcaagtatttataaaataatatgtgACTTAATCTCTGGCTCTgattaaatttattttgctatTCAATTTGATGAAATTAACTAAcagtttatttaaaattagtgGATAGCATGTAATAATTGGCCATAAAAAATTGATTCTACTATATaggtataaaaaaaaaaattcttttcaaCTTTTTTGCTGTTTAGAATTCCGGCAAATATGGTAAAGAGTAggtaataaaaaacaaacaaaaaataggatataaaaaatataaaaaacaatgcATGGTATGGGTGAAGATAGAAAAAGTATTGTGTGCATGTATATTTGAGGTTAACGGATACTGATAACATGAATGCATTTTTTTAGTTACAAATGCAAAGCGTTGTTCCAAATGTTTATTAATTGATTTGGTTACACCGTGGTTAATAGGGAACAGTTATGATTGGTTAAATAGGTGTCATTTATTGAAAAAGTCTGGGGAAACTGAAGCGTGCAAGGTATAGTCATGATATATTTTGAACTATTCACATCACATCAGTTTTACTGATTTCATTCCTCTtgtttagcaaaaaaaaaaaggcatttcttctcaacatactaagaAATGAAGACGGTTAGAGGTGGACGAAAGCCAACGCATGGGTGGATATCAGACGACGATGATGGTGTCATGAGGTCAGAAACATTATTTCCTCCTCTATTtgggttgtttttattttttccagCCCCGATttatttagggtttagggttttttgATTAAATCTGAATGATAAAAATGGTTTTGTGTGAGTTTTAGAAAATGATGTAAATGGAGTATAACCCTTACTATTTCTGAAGTTCCCGTTTCGGAATATTGTGAAAGTCTGACTTATCTTTGTTAGGCTGTTAGTGTTACTCATTATTTTGTAATAGTTTTCGTTATCGTTCCAGATTGTCATCTTATATCTGTTTTCAAGTTCTTAATCTTGAAATTTTAAGCTTATTTAAGTAAGACTTAggattattattgtttattttttccTTCAAAACGTCCTAACGGAGTTACAACTGCTCTTCCAGTGAGGAGACTGCATTGATTGAGATAGAGAAACTCGTGAATGAGGTTGCAGATGGTTCTGAAAAAAAATCTTGTGCCAGGTCTGTTAGAAAAGATaagacaaaatcaaagaaatctGTTACATTTGCAGAAACTTCAAAGAATGCCCCTGTAGTTGTTTCCAATGTCGTCAACACAGCTGTTATTATAAGGGATGTTAAGGTTGAACAAAATGATGTCCCCCTTGTCTCTGGGAATGATAATCAACCAAATAGCAAAACCACTGAGAACTCCAACACTGTTGTTGAGAAAACAGTTGGAAACAAAGCAAGTGTCCTTTGTAAGAGTACAAATATGCAGGCTGAGTGCAGGACTGCCAACAAAAGAGCTGATGCAGATGGGAAAACGAAAAGTACTGTGAAACTTGCACGGAAGGGCAAAAATGTATCAAATGTTAGGATAAGGATGTGGGGGGGAAAGCCGACTTACTGCTGGGATATTGCTATTAAGAATTCAAAAGTAAAGAAGGATAATGTCCAGGTAAGCATGCTCGAAATTTACcttgtattttaattcttcaCTATGTCAAGTGTTTGATCAATGGAATCTCTGTGTTGTTGCAGCATTTCCCTAAGCAGATAGCATTAGACTGCTTGGCAAGAAATCAGAATGAGGTAACCATTAGAGATTGTGATCTGTATCAACAATTCAAGTGTACTGTGAAGACGGCATATCGTAACGGGGTTCCAAGTCCATCTGAGAAATACATGACCAAAGGCTGGTACGCATACGTGAAGGCCAAAGGGTTCAAGAGAGGTGACAAACTTACCTGTCAATTGGCCCGACATGGTAGTTTCATTTATGTTACgatgaagaagaaatgatgggtCTTGGAAATTTGTGGAAGAACTTGTTAACCATTATGTTTATTAAGTGTTTTCAGTATAAACTCTTCTTCCCTTATGTATGGGGGAATTTAAATGTTTTTGTTGGATGGAATTTTGTTTTGAACTGTGACTGCAGTGTTCCTTAACTCTATGAAAACTCAACTATGTTTTTTGTTTAACTTCTATTGGTTGCATCTTTTTTATAATTCTGCTGTT contains:
- the LOC131608085 gene encoding uncharacterized protein LOC131608085, with product MASFSQVVKACRSLKFLVVEDPVERFAMKRRMKHRSRQLRMRLRAKKQRITRLYTEWALNAINNVACGWERDSKVKNIGMLWQNEMIGIKWAGKHQEIRAGLRFALLEDIQFVADVMGSVGLQINPRMVEISSSVYLGRIVFESESDWIKWADLVKNLETMV